A window of the Eulemur rufifrons isolate Redbay chromosome 6, OSU_ERuf_1, whole genome shotgun sequence genome harbors these coding sequences:
- the LOC138384096 gene encoding prothymosin alpha-like: MSHVVLDTSCEITTKDLKQKKEVVEEAENGRVAPANGKAHEENGEQEAGKEVDEEEEEGGEEVEEEEEADDEEEDGDEDKEAEGTMGKWAAEDDEDDDVDTKRQKTDEDD; this comes from the coding sequence ATGTCACATGTAGTGTTGGACACCAGCTGCGAGATCACCACGAAGGACTTGAAGCAGAAGAAGGAGGttgtggaggaggcagagaatgGAAGAGTTGCCCCTGCTAATGGAAAAGCTCATGAGGAAAatggggagcaggaggctggCAAGGAGGtagatgaagaagaggaagaaggtggggaggaagtggaggaggaggaagaagctgATGATGAGGAAGAGGATGGAGATGAAGATAAGGAAGCTGAAGGCACCATGGGCAAGTGGGCAGCTGAAGATGATGAGGACGATGATGTTGATACCAAGAGGCAGAAGACTGATGAGGATGACTAg